In Salana multivorans, a single genomic region encodes these proteins:
- a CDS encoding SDR family oxidoreductase, with the protein MKLAGRNVAITGVGPETGLGRGFAEAFAAEGANLSINHLGPVDDAMAELVARLESTGVRVALTRGDISTEEVARELVERTVAELGSIDVLLNNAYVTDQHLVQDITPETWDRVLAVNLRSVYLTCHFAVPHMIAAGFGRIINMASQIGQKGGVEHSHYAASKAGIIGFTKSIALELGQHGITANCIAPGPIQTAVMATVNPAWRERKLAELALPRFGQVDEVTPTAILLASEPDGNIYTGQTLGPNSGDVMP; encoded by the coding sequence ATGAAGCTAGCAGGGCGGAACGTCGCCATCACCGGCGTCGGTCCCGAGACGGGTCTCGGGCGCGGGTTCGCCGAGGCCTTCGCCGCCGAGGGAGCCAACCTGTCGATCAACCACCTCGGTCCGGTCGACGACGCGATGGCCGAGCTGGTCGCGCGGCTGGAGTCCACGGGGGTGCGCGTCGCGCTCACGCGGGGCGACATCTCCACCGAGGAGGTGGCGCGCGAGCTCGTGGAGCGCACCGTCGCCGAGCTCGGGTCGATCGACGTGCTCCTGAACAACGCGTACGTCACCGACCAGCACCTCGTGCAGGACATCACGCCGGAGACGTGGGACCGGGTGCTGGCCGTCAACCTGCGCAGCGTCTACCTCACCTGCCACTTCGCCGTGCCGCACATGATCGCCGCCGGCTTCGGGCGGATCATCAACATGGCCTCGCAGATCGGCCAGAAGGGTGGGGTCGAGCACAGCCACTACGCGGCGTCGAAGGCCGGCATCATCGGGTTCACCAAGTCGATCGCGCTCGAGCTCGGCCAGCACGGCATCACGGCCAACTGCATCGCGCCGGGCCCGATCCAGACCGCCGTGATGGCCACCGTGAACCCGGCGTGGCGCGAGCGCAAGCTCGCCGAGCTCGCCCTCCCGAGGTTCGGGCAGGTCGACGAGGTCACGCCCACCGCGATCCTGCTC
- a CDS encoding MFS transporter, which produces MLEPDIPATEAADAAEVDAAPVPENWVRNVVLFLGGQTVSLFGSMLVQYAVMWYLTLTTKEGTVLALATIFGFVPQAVISIFGGVWADRHNRKYLVMGADAAIAVATLALAVLMLRGSGDLWLIYAVMAVRSAGAGIQTPAVGALVPQIVPASQLLRINGLNQSIQAGMMLLAPAIAAILYANLEIGSILFIDVATAVIGIGFLALVPVPTLRRTAGQERPAYFADLVGGVRYISGHRLVRWLLGLFFVVMLLGGAPSFLTPLMVARTFGEEMWKLTALELAFSIGMMIAGATIGWWGARTGRIQLILIGSVAFAVCTLGLGLSPVLWVFLVFMFLFGLAVPAFSTPSTTIIQEVVPMERQGRVFGFLGIVGAVSMPLGVGVFGPLADVWSVQVVLVIAGGLTFVALALALLTPTGRWALAQSRVRDSALAYGASPEPAPGR; this is translated from the coding sequence ATGCTCGAACCCGACATCCCCGCGACCGAGGCGGCCGACGCGGCCGAGGTCGACGCCGCCCCCGTCCCGGAGAACTGGGTGCGCAACGTCGTGCTCTTCCTCGGGGGCCAGACGGTCTCCCTGTTCGGCTCGATGCTCGTGCAGTACGCCGTCATGTGGTACCTCACGCTCACGACGAAGGAGGGCACGGTCCTCGCGCTCGCCACGATCTTCGGGTTCGTGCCGCAGGCGGTCATCTCGATCTTCGGCGGGGTGTGGGCGGACCGGCACAACCGCAAGTACCTGGTGATGGGCGCGGACGCCGCGATCGCCGTGGCCACCCTGGCGCTCGCCGTCCTCATGCTGCGCGGATCGGGCGACCTGTGGCTGATCTACGCCGTCATGGCCGTGCGCTCGGCCGGGGCCGGCATCCAGACCCCGGCGGTCGGAGCCCTCGTGCCGCAGATCGTTCCGGCGAGCCAGCTCCTGCGGATCAACGGACTCAACCAGTCGATCCAGGCGGGGATGATGCTGCTGGCCCCGGCGATCGCGGCCATCCTCTACGCGAACCTCGAGATCGGCTCGATCCTCTTCATCGACGTCGCCACCGCCGTCATCGGCATCGGCTTCCTCGCCCTCGTCCCGGTCCCGACCCTGCGCCGGACGGCCGGGCAGGAGCGACCGGCATACTTCGCCGACCTCGTCGGGGGCGTCCGGTACATCAGCGGGCACCGGCTCGTGCGCTGGCTCCTCGGGCTGTTCTTCGTCGTCATGCTGCTGGGCGGAGCGCCGTCGTTCCTCACCCCGCTCATGGTGGCGCGCACCTTCGGCGAGGAGATGTGGAAGCTCACGGCCCTCGAGCTCGCGTTCTCGATCGGCATGATGATCGCGGGGGCCACGATCGGCTGGTGGGGTGCCAGGACCGGACGGATCCAGCTCATCCTCATCGGCTCGGTCGCGTTCGCCGTGTGCACCCTCGGCCTCGGCCTGTCACCCGTGCTGTGGGTGTTCCTCGTCTTCATGTTCCTGTTCGGGTTGGCCGTTCCGGCGTTCTCCACCCCGTCGACGACGATCATCCAGGAGGTCGTCCCGATGGAGCGGCAGGGCCGGGTGTTCGGCTTCCTCGGCATCGTGGGGGCGGTCTCGATGCCGCTCGGGGTCGGGGTGTTCGGGCCGCTCGCCGACGTCTGGTCGGTCCAGGTCGTGCTCGTCATCGCGGGTGGCCTCACGTTCGTCGCCCTCGCGCTCGCGCTCCTCACCCCGACCGGACGCTGGGCGCTCGCGCAGTCGCGCGTGAGGGACAGCGCGCTGGCCTACGGGGCGAGTCCCGAACCAGCCCCGGGCCGGTAG